Below is a genomic region from Myxococcus fulvus.
CCGCTGGTCCAGGCTCTGCGGCTTCTTCTGCAGCTTGCCTTCTTCCGCCAGCACCTCCAGCCGGGCCAGCGCCTTGTCGACGATGCGCTCGCGCGGGTGGTCCAGCAGGCTGTCGAGGAAGTACGCGTCCTCGGGCAGCTCCGGGTACTTCTCCAGGTAGTCCACCACGGCCTTCACCCAGTCGGCGCGCGTCTCGGACTCCGTGACCTTCTGCATGGCCTGCTTCTGGGCCTTGCGCTTGCCCTCCGGGTCGAACGTCTTCGCCAGCCCCTCGGGCAGCTCGCCGCCCGTGAAGAGCGCGTCCGCGGCGGCCTTGTACTTCTGGTAGCTCGCGCTGCGCTCAATCTTCTGCTGCGCGGGGTCATCCTGCCGCGAGTGGTACTTGCTGCCCTTGGCGCGGCCCGCGTCGATTTCGCGCCACGTCTTGTTGCGCTTCCCGGAGAAGCCGCCGCCGTCGTCGTTGTCCTTGGCCATCCTTCATCTCCCCTTGCGTGCGCCCCAGAGCGCCGCGAGTCCGCGTTGGACGAGGGTGCGCACCACCTCCAGCTCCTGTGCGGTCAGGGGCTGCACCTCGTCCTGCTCCGCCTCGAAGAGCGCCTCGGCCGCGTACGTCCGCAGCGACTCGGGCACCGGTGGAGCCGTCGTGTCCGCCACCAGCGCCGCCGGGCGCACCGAAGCGACCCCCGGCGACCAACCCAGCTCCAGCATGGCGTACAGCTCGAAGAGCAGGTGGCGGGCGACCCCGTATCCTTCGTCCGTGAGCCCCGCGGCGTCAAGCGCGCCCAGCAGGGCATCCTGTCGGTTCTCGAAGGCGTGCATCAGCCGCGTGCGCGCCTTCTCGTCATCCTCCAGATAACGCCAGGCCGTCTCGACGAATTCGCTCGAGGGCTCGCCCGGGTGGAAGTCCGCGGGCGCGACGGGCCGGCTCTTCTTCGGCCGGGGCGGACGCTCCCCATCTTCCAGGCGCACCACGCGCCCCTCTGCCACCAGGTCCCAGAGGCCCAAGAGGTTCTGGTACAGCTTGCGCGCGATGTCCGGCGAGGGGAAGCGCGGCTCGCCCTCGAAGAGCCCCGGGATGACGTCGCCCTGGGGACGGCCCTTGGCGTGCGCCGCCTGCATGCGGGCGAGCACCTCCGCGGTGTCGTACGGGCTGCCGGACAGCTCCAGCAATCCATCCAGCATCGGCGCGCCCTCGAACTGGCGCTGGAAGTCACTGCCTCGGTCCTTGGAGCGGCTCATGGCGGCGGGACGCTTACCCCGGCGGGCTGCCGAGCGCACGCGGCATCAGGTGTCCTGGGGCCACTCGCCCATCAGGTCGTCCTGGCGCTCCTTGGGGTTGGACGTCCACTCGAAGTCCTCCGGGACGTGGCCGCCGCCGTGCTGACGCGTGCCGTCCCAGCTCACCTGTCCGGTGAGGAAGTGCTCGTCGGGCTCTCCTGTGATGGCCGCGCGCTCATCGGGCAGCGTGAAGGGCGTGTCCAGGGGCTCTTTGGGGATGAGGATGGGCATGGCGGACCTCGCTGCGCAGGCGTCAGGCGCGCCAGGTGTTTGCTGGCGCACGCGCCCGTCACCCCCACAACATGGGCAGGCGGCCGGGGCCGTGGGAGCTGGTAGGGGCGGGCGGGCGGGGGCATGGCCGCCTTCCGTTTCGGAGCCGGCGCACCTAGTCTCCCATCCCGAATGGCCGAGTCCTCGCCGGAGACGTTGAAGACCGCGGTGCTGGCCCTCTCCCGCGTCCACGCGGTGGAGGGTCCGCCGGGAGAGAACGGGCTGCGCACCGTCTGGCACATGGGCACGGACGGCGCGGAGCTGATGTCCCAGGTGGACTCCGACGGGCGCGTGCGCAGGCAGGAGCTGACGCTGTTGGAGGACCACTACATGTGGGCCAGCGGCGAGGGCGTGCGCACCGGCCGTGTCGAGTCCGAGGGTGGCCCCACGGTGCCCGTGGTGAAGGCGGACCCACAGCTGGTCCCCCACCGGCTCGTGCGCGCCGCCCAGGCGATGGGCACGTACACCGGACAGGACCGCTACATCCTCCACATGCAGCGCGTGCTGGCGCTCGCTCGCGAGGGCCTGGAGATGGCCGGCGCGGGCGTCATCATCCGCGAGTCCCAGCGTCCCTCGGAGCCCACGTTGCCCTCACTGGAGTCCGCGCCCGTGTCCCCGCCCGTCACGCCCGAGCCATCGCAGGAGGAGCAGGTCCAGTACGTGTTCGGCGCGCCACATCCTCACGAGGTGGCCCCGCCGGTGTCGCGCGGCTCCGAGGGCATGGTGATGCTCGCCGTGTTCGGCGTGGGCGTGGTGGTGGGCCTCCTGTTGCTCATCTGGCTGCTCTGAGCGGGGGCGATTTCCAGGCCGAGCAGTCGCAGCATGTCCAGCGTGGTGGGCACCGTGTCGCGGGGCAGGGTGACGTGGGTGTTGCGCGCCACCGAGCGCACCGGGTGCAGGTCCATCACCAGCAGCGCCGTCACGGCGGCCGCGGGCACCAGCCTGGGGACCCAGCGCGGCCTGGGGTGGGAGGGGGACTGGCGGCTGAGGCCGCGCGCCAGCAGCATGATGCCCAGCACCACCAGCACCGACGTGCACATCCACCGCAGCTCGCGCAGCCGCACGGCAGACTCCATGCCGAAGGACACCCACTCCTCTCGCCCGGCGTGGGGCACCGCTCCCAGGCCGGTGAGCATCTCCAGGAAGTGACGCGCCTCCAGCGCGCCCACCGCCGCCACGGACGCCAGCGCCGCCGTCACCCCGCTGGCCAGCAGGAGTCCCCGGGCACGTCGCGCGCCCCCGGCCTCGTCCGCGCACGAAGGGCTGAAGCGCGCCAGCGCCAGCCCCAGCGAGAGTCCCAGCAACAGCGCCGTGCTCGTCCACGCGCCCAGGAGCCGGGGCGCCATGGCCTGGCCGGTGCTCAGGGCGACATCCAGCGCGGTGTCCTGCGTGGACAGCCGAGTCAGGCTGGACATCGCGCGGCCCACCAGCACCTCGGTGCCGAGCAGCCCCACCATCCACGGCAGCGTGGCCATGCCCAGCATCACCGCCAGCGGTACGCGACGACCCAGCCCCGTGCTCGCCAGGGCCAGCGACAACAGCGGCAGCTCCACCAGCAACGACAGGGCCACCATCGCGGCGAAAGGACCCGCTGCGTCCACCACCTCCGCCAACGCCTCCGGGCCGTTCATCAGCGGTGCGAGCGTGAAGCACCACACGACGACAGTGACTGGCACGGCCGAGGCGACGGAAAGTGCAGGGGCGAGACGGGGCCGCAGAGTAACAAGCATTCCCGGATAGACTAGTCTCTCCAGGTAATTCTTGGAATTCAGACTGGGGGACGACCGATGAGCCAGTACACGACGGTGGAGAGCGCGCCGGCGATGGGGGAGGCGAGCACACCCAGCAGGTAGAGCTGCGGGCACCCGCCTTCGGAGCAGCCGATGCGGCCGTAGGCGAGGGCGCCGGCGAGCAGGAGGGGCACGTGCATGCCGATGAAGAAGATGCCCAGGCCCCGCACGACGAGCCCGCGGTACCAGGTGCGGGTCCACAATCGGAAGACGACGGGGACCAGGACGAGGGTGCTGGTGGTGGCGGCGGCGAGCACCCCTTGGCGCGCGGACACCGCCACGCACGCGAGGGCGGCGAGTGCCAGGGAGGGCACCAGGAGCAGCGCGTTGAGGGACAGGGGCTCCCGGTGACGCATGACGCGCTCGGGACGCTGGCAGAGCAGGTGCCCGGAGGCAAGCGCCGCACGCGCGGGTGTCCGGCAGGAATCCTTACGCGGCGACCGCGCCTTCACCCAGCAGTCGCGTGTACCGGCCGCGCAGCGCGAGCAGCTCCGCGTGGGTGCCGGCCTCGACGATGCGGCCCTCCTCCACCACGGCGATGACGTCCGCGTCGCGCACGGTGGACAACCGGTGCGCAATCACCAGCACCGTGCGCCCGCGCATCAGCGTCTCCAGCCCCGCGCCCACCGCGGCCTCGCTCGCCGCGTCCAGCGCGCTCGTCGGCTCGTCGAGCAGCAACACCGATGGCTTGCACAGGAACGCGCGGGCCAGCGCCAATCGCTGCCGCTGTCCGCCCGACAACCTCGCGCCGCGCTCACCCACGGACTCGTCCAGTCCACCCGGCATCGCGCGCACGAAGTCCTCCGCGTGCGCCAGCTTCAACGCCTCCCACAGCTCCGCGTCCGTCGCCTCCGGCCGTCCCAGCCGCAGGTTGTGGCGCACCGTCCCCGAGAACAGCACCGGCTCCTGCGGCACCCACGCGAGCTGCCCGCGCACGCTCGACGGCTTGAGCGACGACAGCGGCGTGTCGTCCCACAACACCTGTCCGCCCGACGTCGGCAGGAAGCCCAGCAGCACGGAGAACAGCGTCGTCTTCCCCGCGCCGGACGGCCCCACCAACGCCACGCGCTTGCCCGCGGGCACCACCAGGTCCACGCCGCGCAGCGCCTCGCGTCCGTCCTGGTACGTGGCCTTCACGTCCTTGAGCACCAGCGCCTTCGACAGCGGCCGCGCGTCGTCACCCGTGTCCGGAGGCGAAGGCTCGTCCGCGATGGCGAACAGCCGCTCCGCCGCGGCCAGGCCCGTGAGCACCTGCGACAGCGTGCCGCTCAGCGACTTCACCGGCTGGTACAAGAGCAGCGCCGCGGCCAGGAACGACAACAGCCGCCCGGCCAGCTCCGGGTCCGCCGACACGGCGCGCGCCCCCCACGCCACCGCCATGGCCACGCCCGCGATGCCGAGCAGCTCCACCGTGGGGCTCACCGCGCCGCGCAGGAACAGCGAGCGGCGCATCTCGCCCAGGTACTTGTCCGCCTCCACGTCGAAGGCCTCGAGCGCCCGCGCCTGCCCGCCGTAGGCCTGCACCACCGGCAGGTTCTGAAGCTGCTCGGCCATCAGCGACGTCTGCACGCCCAGGCTCTGCAGCGAGCGGGCGGCGACCTTCTTCAGCGAGCGGGCGAAGCGATTGATGGGCAGCACGGTCACCGGCACCACGATGAACGTGAAGAGGAAAAGCTTCGCGTCGATGAGGAAGCACGTCGTCAACAGGGCCAACGCCTGCAGCCCATCCTTCACGTACGATGACAGCGCCTGCGTGATGGAGAACTCCACCATCGGCACGTCCGACGTGAAGCGCGCGAGCAGCTCTCCCGAGTGACGCCGCTCGAAGAACGCGGGCGGCTGTCCGAGCAGGCGCCCGTAGAGGAAGCCTCTCAAATCCGCCATCACCCGCTGGCCCAGCCGCTGCATCAGCCCGCCCTGGAGGAACTGGGCCGCGGCCTTCACCAGCGCGAGCGCGACGACCACCAGCGGCAGCCGTCGCAACAACGCATCACCCGGCAGCGACACGCCCGCCACCGTGACGGGCTGACTGGTGAGCACCGCGCGCAACAGCGGACCGACGACCCACGCGTACGCGGACGTGGCCATCGCGGCGACCAGGGACGCGCCCACTCCCGCCGCGAGCAACGGGCGGTAGGGACGCAGATAGCCGAGGAGTCGGCGGTAGACGTGTGCGGAAGGACGAGGAGCCACTGTTCGGCGGCGGACTCTGTCACCGAGTCGTCGGGAGGTCCACGTCCAGGGGCGACCGGAGCGTCGTGCCCCGTCGCCTGCCCTGCGACCAACCGTCACTGGCAGGCAGGCCCATTCCATTGCCCCCCTCCATCCCTGCGGACAGCTTCAGGGGAGCCATGGACACCAATAACGAAAAAGAGGTCCTTTTCAATCCGGGCTGCGAGCCGGTGGTTGAAGACGAGGAGCGCCGCCGGCTCCTGTGGCTCATGGCCGAGTACTTCCGCACCATCGGATACACGGACATCAAGGCCCGTCTGCCCGGCTTCATGCCGCCTCCCATCCTGTCGGGCACCATCGAGGATGCGCGTCCCGACTTCACCTGCCGCCAGTCGGATTCGGCGCGCACACCCATCATCCTGGAGATCGTCACCCCGAGCATGGTGGAGGAGCCGACCGCGGAGAACCGCTGGAGCCTCTTGGCCAGCGCCGCCAAGCTCTACAACGCGGAGCTGCACTTCGTGGTGCCCAAATGGGCCTCCACCGGCGCCGTGGACCCGACGCTCAAGCGTCGCCTCGCCCGCATGGAGCTGACCGCCAACCGCGTGTGGACCGTCTAGGCCCACCCGCCCCAACCCAAGGCTCGACGCCCTCTTTTCGCCGCCCGGCGGGCCCCACGGCCCCCGGGCGGCCCTCGTTTCCGCCCCCTGGATTGCTGGCGCGTTCGGCTGCGTTATAGTGACTCAGAGTTTTTCGCTGAGTCAAAAAGTCCAGCAAATTCCAGGGGTTGAAGCGAATGCCAGCGGCGGCGGGACAGAAACGCGACTACTACGAGGTCTTGGGTGTGGCCAAGACCGTCTCCGCGCAGGAGCTCAAGAGCGCGTTTCGCAAGGTGGCGCTCCAGTACCACCCGGATCGCAACCCGGGGAACAACGAGGCCGAGGAGAAGTTCAAGGAGGCCTCGGAAGCCTACGAGGTGCTCAGCGACCCTGACCGGCGGGCGAAGTACGACCGCTTCGGGCACTCGGGCAACCCCTTCGAGGGCTTCGGCGGCGCGGGCGGCGGGTTCCAGGGCGTCAACATCAACGACATCTTCGGCGAGATTTTCGGCGACATCTTCGGCGGTGGCCGGGGTGGCGGACGCCGCACCAGCTCGCGTGGCGCGGACCTGCGCTACAACCTGGAGATCACCTTCGAGGAGGCCGCGTTCGGCAGCCGGCCCAAGGTGACGATTCCCCGGCCGAAGAAGTGCGAGACGTGCAGCGGCTCGGGCAGCAAGAGCGGCGCGGGTCCGCGGCCTTGCGGCACCTGCGGCGGCAACGGCGAGCTGCGCTACACCCAGGGCTTCTTCGCGGTGTCGCGGCCGTGCGGTGACTGCGGCGGCACGGGCGCGGTGGTGCCGGACCCGTGCGCGCGCTGCAAGGGCTCGGGCAAGACGCCGTCCGAAGAGGTCATCGAGGTGGCCATCCCCGCGGGCGTGGACAACGGCACGCGCGTGCGGCTGACCGGCATGGGCGAGCCCGGCGACAGGGGCGGTCCTCCGGGCGACCTCTACGTCACCGTCATCGTCAAGGAGCACCCGCTCTTCCAGCGCGAGGAGTACGAGGTCTTCTGCGAGGTGCCCATCTCCTTCACCCACGCGGCGCTGGGCGCGAAGATCGACGTCCCCACGCTCGACGGGAAGGTGAAGATGACCATCCCGGCCGGCACCCAATCCGGAAAAGTCTTCAGGCTCAAGGCCAAGGGCATCCCCCACCTGCACAGCCAGCAGCGCGGAGACCAGCACGTGCGCGTGGTGGTGGAGACGCCCACGGAGCTGTCCTCCAAGCAGCGCGACCTGCTCGAGAAGCTCGCGGAGCTGTCGGGCGAGGAGTCCCATCCCCAGTCGAAGAGCTTCTTCGCCAAGGTGAAGGAGCTGTTCGGCTGACACGGCGAGGCCGGACCTCCCGTGTCCGGCCGGCCGCTCCACGAGGGGGCCCGGGAATCCATGGAGCGCGGCCCCCGGGCCGCGTGGGCGTGGTCCCGGCGCCGCGCCAACGTGAGGAAGTCAACGCGCCACGGGGCGCGGGCCCCCACGGGCATGAAGGGTGCAGCAGGGGAGGGGTTCCGCGAGGAATCTTCTCCCCGCTCCGTTGTCGACGGAGGCGCGTCGCCGCTGCTATGCACCCCACTGCCATGGAAGTCCTGCCTACCTTGCGCCGCTCGCTCATCGTCGCGCTGGCCCTGCTGCTGACGGCCTGTCCTCGTACCTCCCGCACTCCGTCCGGTGGCACCACGGGCGAGGACGTGCCCACGGGGGACCCGTTCCCGAAGAAGCCCGCCATCGAGGTGCGCAAGGACGCGTCCGCGGACGCGGCGCTCGCCCAGGCGCGGCAGACGGCCCAGGCCACGCCGGACAAGAAGCAGGCCGCGGAGGCCTACCTGTCCGTGCGCAAGGCGTACCCGGCGACGACGGCGGGCCAGGACGCGCTCTACCAGGCGGGTGTCCTGTTCTTCGAGTCCAAGGACTACGTCAACGCGCGCAAGTCCTTCAACGAGCTGCTCTTCGAGAACCCGCTCTACACCCAGGCCGAGGACGCCAAGCGCAAGCTGGCGCTGTCCGCCATGGAGGTGGGCGCGTACCGGGACGCGTACCAGACGCTGTCGAGCCTCGCCGAGCGCGCCGAGGGCGCCGAGAAGGAGCAGCTGCTGCGTGACGCGGCGCGCGCCGCCGAGGGCGCGGGCCTGTACGGCCAGTCGCTGACGATGGCGGTGGAGGAGGCGGGGCAGGCGAAGACGCAGGCGGAGCGTGACGCCGCGGTGGCCCGGGTGGAGGCGCTGGTGGAGGGCCGCGCGGACTTCGTGGACATCGCGCGCGTGGCGGACGGGCTGTCGCCGTCCAACCCGGCCTGGCCCGTGCTCACCTTCAAGCTGGCGCGCGTCTACTACCACCTGCGCGAGTGGAACCGGCTGGAGGAGACGCTCAACCGTTTCCTGGCGGAGGCGCCTGGCAGCCCGTTCGCGCCCCAGGCCCGGGAGCTGCTCGCGCGCGCCACGCGGCGCGTGGAGGCCAAGCCCCGCACGGTGGGCGTGCTGCTGCCCATGACGGGCCGCTACCAGCCCATCGGCGAGGCGGTGCTGCGCGGCATCCAGCTGGGCCTGGAGGGCAGCGACATCGAGCTGGTGGTGAAGGACACGCAGGGCGACGTGAACAAGACGGGCCAGGCGATGGAGCAGCTCGCCTTCGACGACGGCGCCATCGCGGTGCTGGGGCCGGTGCTCGCGGACGACTCCAAGCGCGCGGCGCTGGTGGCCGAGGAGCTCCAGGTGCCGCTGCTCACCATGACGCGGCAGGATGGCGTCACGGACCTGGGCGCGTACGTGTTCCGCAACATGCTGACCAACGCCGCGCAGGCCAACGCCGTCGCGGACTACGCCATCAACGTGAAGGGCTACAAGAAGTTCGCCCTGCTGTACCCGAACATCCCGTACGGCGTGGAGCTGGCGAACGAGTTCTGGGACCAGGTGGTGGACCAGGGCGGCGTGGTGCGCGGCGCGGAGCGCTACTCGCATGACCAGACGACGTTCACCCAGGAGGCCAAGAAGCTGGTGGGCCGCTACTACCTCGAGGACCGCGGCGACTACGTCGAGGGCGTGCGCGACTTGCAGGGTGAGAACCTGGACGCCTTCCGCCGCCGCAAGGCGCTGGAGAAGGTGAAGAGCGGCGTCGAGCCCATCATCGACTTCGAGGCCATCTTCATGCCGGACGACTGGCGGCGGGTGAGCCTGGTGGCCCCGGCGCTGGCGGTGGAGGACATCGTCACCAACGCGTGCGACCCGCGCGATTTGGAGCGCATCCGCAAGACGACGGGCAAGAAGGAGCTGAAGACGGTGACGCTCTTCGGCGCCAACCAGTGGAGCAGCCCCAAGGGGCGCTCGGGCCTGCCGGAGCTCATCGAGCGCGGCGGCAAGTTCGTCACCTGCTCGGTGTACGTGGACGGCTTCTTCGTGGACTCGCAGCGGCCGGCCACGCGCAACTTCGTGCGCAAGTACCGCGAGTCGTACAAGCAGGAGACGGGCAAGGACCCGGGCCTCTTGGAGGCCATCGGCTACGACTCCGGCCGCATGCTCCGCCAGCTGGTGGAGAAGAAGGAGGGCGCTCCGCGCACGCGCGCGCAGATGCGTGAGTCGCTCGCCAACCTGAAGGACTTCGACGGCGCCACCGGCCGCACCTCGTTCAACGACAAGCGCGAGGCCGTCAAGCAGCTCTTCCTCCTGTCCATCGACAACAAGGGCGTCACCGAAATCAACGTGGACAAGGAGCGCGAGAAGGCGGCCTCCGCGACGGGAGGCTCGGGTTCATGAGGGGTGGGGTGGGGCTGCTGGCGGCGGCGCTGCTGGCGGCGGGCGGTGGTGGGTGCGCGCACGGGGTCGCGACGCTGCCTCCGGACGTGGTGTCCCGGCTGGACGAGACGCCGGGCGCCTATGTCACGGGCGCGACGGCGGGGCTGGGCAAGGGCGCGGTCCTCAACCGGACGGACTTCATCTGGGGCCTGGACTTCTCGCCCCGGCAGCGGCGCGTGGCGTACACGCGGCTGGGCTCGCGCTCGTACTTCCTGACGCTGTGGGCGCTGGAGACGCCGCCCCGGAAGCTGGGCGACCCGGCCATCAATCCGTACGAGTTCGACGTGGAGGGCGTGGCCTTCTCGCCGGATGGCAGCCTGGTCGCCACCGCGGGGCGTGACGGCGCGGTGCGCCTGTTCGACGCGGCCACGGGCGAGCCCAGGGGCGTGCGCGCCACCGAGGAGCCGCTGTCCGTCGTGGCCTTCCACCCCGAGGGCAAGTGGCTGGTGGCGGGCGGCGTGAAGGGCCTGCTCACGGTGCTGGCGGTGCCGGACCTGGCCTATGTGTCCGAGGAGCGTGGGCACGAAGGGCCGGTGAGCGGCGTGGTCTTCTCTCCGGACGGGACGCTGTACTCGGGCGGCTGGGACAAGCACGTGCGCGCGTGGACGACCCAGGTCCAGTCGCTGTCGCCGCAGGAGGCGCGTGTGCGCTTCGAGCGGCGCGGTGGCTCGGCCATCGTCGTGGGCGCGCTCAACGGCAAGACGCCGGTGGGCTTCACGCTGGATGCGCGCGTGCCCCAGGTGGTCATCACCCGCGAGGCGGCGACGCAGGCGGGCATCGACCTGTCGCAGCTGAAGGACACGGTGGACGTGCCGGGCGCGCTGGGCACGACGCAGGCGCGGGTGGCGCGGGGACAGTCGCTGCGCTTCAAGTCGCTGGAGGTGCGCGACGTGGACGTGGCGGTGTGCGACGCGTGCGTGCCGCAGGGCTTCCAGGGCGTGCTG
It encodes:
- a CDS encoding ABC transporter ATP-binding protein, giving the protein MAPRPSAHVYRRLLGYLRPYRPLLAAGVGASLVAAMATSAYAWVVGPLLRAVLTSQPVTVAGVSLPGDALLRRLPLVVVALALVKAAAQFLQGGLMQRLGQRVMADLRGFLYGRLLGQPPAFFERRHSGELLARFTSDVPMVEFSITQALSSYVKDGLQALALLTTCFLIDAKLFLFTFIVVPVTVLPINRFARSLKKVAARSLQSLGVQTSLMAEQLQNLPVVQAYGGQARALEAFDVEADKYLGEMRRSLFLRGAVSPTVELLGIAGVAMAVAWGARAVSADPELAGRLLSFLAAALLLYQPVKSLSGTLSQVLTGLAAAERLFAIADEPSPPDTGDDARPLSKALVLKDVKATYQDGREALRGVDLVVPAGKRVALVGPSGAGKTTLFSVLLGFLPTSGGQVLWDDTPLSSLKPSSVRGQLAWVPQEPVLFSGTVRHNLRLGRPEATDAELWEALKLAHAEDFVRAMPGGLDESVGERGARLSGGQRQRLALARAFLCKPSVLLLDEPTSALDAASEAAVGAGLETLMRGRTVLVIAHRLSTVRDADVIAVVEEGRIVEAGTHAELLALRGRYTRLLGEGAVAA
- the dnaJ gene encoding molecular chaperone DnaJ — its product is MPAAAGQKRDYYEVLGVAKTVSAQELKSAFRKVALQYHPDRNPGNNEAEEKFKEASEAYEVLSDPDRRAKYDRFGHSGNPFEGFGGAGGGFQGVNINDIFGEIFGDIFGGGRGGGRRTSSRGADLRYNLEITFEEAAFGSRPKVTIPRPKKCETCSGSGSKSGAGPRPCGTCGGNGELRYTQGFFAVSRPCGDCGGTGAVVPDPCARCKGSGKTPSEEVIEVAIPAGVDNGTRVRLTGMGEPGDRGGPPGDLYVTVIVKEHPLFQREEYEVFCEVPISFTHAALGAKIDVPTLDGKVKMTIPAGTQSGKVFRLKAKGIPHLHSQQRGDQHVRVVVETPTELSSKQRDLLEKLAELSGEESHPQSKSFFAKVKELFG
- a CDS encoding penicillin-binding protein activator; this encodes MEVLPTLRRSLIVALALLLTACPRTSRTPSGGTTGEDVPTGDPFPKKPAIEVRKDASADAALAQARQTAQATPDKKQAAEAYLSVRKAYPATTAGQDALYQAGVLFFESKDYVNARKSFNELLFENPLYTQAEDAKRKLALSAMEVGAYRDAYQTLSSLAERAEGAEKEQLLRDAARAAEGAGLYGQSLTMAVEEAGQAKTQAERDAAVARVEALVEGRADFVDIARVADGLSPSNPAWPVLTFKLARVYYHLREWNRLEETLNRFLAEAPGSPFAPQARELLARATRRVEAKPRTVGVLLPMTGRYQPIGEAVLRGIQLGLEGSDIELVVKDTQGDVNKTGQAMEQLAFDDGAIAVLGPVLADDSKRAALVAEELQVPLLTMTRQDGVTDLGAYVFRNMLTNAAQANAVADYAINVKGYKKFALLYPNIPYGVELANEFWDQVVDQGGVVRGAERYSHDQTTFTQEAKKLVGRYYLEDRGDYVEGVRDLQGENLDAFRRRKALEKVKSGVEPIIDFEAIFMPDDWRRVSLVAPALAVEDIVTNACDPRDLERIRKTTGKKELKTVTLFGANQWSSPKGRSGLPELIERGGKFVTCSVYVDGFFVDSQRPATRNFVRKYRESYKQETGKDPGLLEAIGYDSGRMLRQLVEKKEGAPRTRAQMRESLANLKDFDGATGRTSFNDKREAVKQLFLLSIDNKGVTEINVDKEREKAASATGGSGS
- a CDS encoding WD40 repeat domain-containing protein, which encodes MRGGVGLLAAALLAAGGGGCAHGVATLPPDVVSRLDETPGAYVTGATAGLGKGAVLNRTDFIWGLDFSPRQRRVAYTRLGSRSYFLTLWALETPPRKLGDPAINPYEFDVEGVAFSPDGSLVATAGRDGAVRLFDAATGEPRGVRATEEPLSVVAFHPEGKWLVAGGVKGLLTVLAVPDLAYVSEERGHEGPVSGVVFSPDGTLYSGGWDKHVRAWTTQVQSLSPQEARVRFERRGGSAIVVGALNGKTPVGFTLDARVPQVVITREAATQAGIDLSQLKDTVDVPGALGTTQARVARGQSLRFKSLEVRDVDVAVCDACVPQGFQGVLGAPFSDKVDVAFDEQTLEARLALKGGAQAGAAVVDTLVLARRSDFTFPAHVSDVTVDARGARLGVGLSEQKPERDRAVYERERKGVEEPRGDFNAGAVVDAATGKVLHKWPVHRGVVSTAAISPDGRSLVSGGWDKQVHLFTEGHEAARGSYGFDWSVRRVRFSPDGRRVGVAAWTPQVASSSGESDPSAVLLDVGYVDGATVVPPGAPVAP